AGCCCCCATCCTCCCCACGGTCGACCTGGTGGTCTGTCCTCCATTCACCTCCCTCGCCGCGGCGCGGGAGGCGCTCGATGAAGGAGGAGGAAAGATCATCCTGGGGGCGCAGGACCTGCACCCCGAGCCGAAGGGCGCGTTCACAGGGGGGATATCCGCGCCCATGCTCGTCGATCTCGGAGTCGCCGTCGTCCTCGTGGGACACTCCGAGAGACGGACGCACTTTGGCGAGGGAGGGCCCCTGCTGCTGCGCAAGCTGCAGGCCGCGCTCGACGCGGGGCTCTCTCCGATTCTCTGCATCGGCGAGAGCCTCGAGCAGAGGGAGCAGGGGATGATGGGGCCGACCCTCGACGGGCAGCTCGCCGAGACGCTGCTCCATCTCCCGCCTTCCGCCCTGGAGCGGGTGACCCTGGCCTACGAGCCTGTCTGGGCGATTGGAACGGGACGCAACGCGACTCCGGAGCAGGCGGAAGGGGCTCACGCCCACATCCGCCACTGGATCGACGGGCATATCGGGAAGAGCGCCGGCACCGCGATGAGGATCCTGTATGGGGGAAGCGTCAACGGCGCCAACGCCCGGGGTCTGATGGGCCGGGCGGGCGTCGATGGAGTCCTGGTCGGGGGGGCCAGCCTCGCGGCGTCGGAGTTCCTCAAGATCGCCGGGGCGGCCGCTCTGTGATGCCTCTCCGACGGAGGGTCTTGACGACAGTCAAGCGGTCGCGATAGCGTATATGTTTGCTGATCAGTGAAAGGTGGTATCGATGCTCTACGTCCTCGTCCTGGTCGTCCACATCGTTGTTGCGGTCCTGCTAATGGTCGTCGTCCTCCTCCAAGCTGGTAGGGGAGGCGGACTTGCAG
This genomic stretch from Candidatus Eisenbacteria bacterium harbors:
- a CDS encoding triose-phosphate isomerase — encoded protein: MERRVQIVGNWKMNGTVREARELVHALVAGSAPILPTVDLVVCPPFTSLAAAREALDEGGGKIILGAQDLHPEPKGAFTGGISAPMLVDLGVAVVLVGHSERRTHFGEGGPLLLRKLQAALDAGLSPILCIGESLEQREQGMMGPTLDGQLAETLLHLPPSALERVTLAYEPVWAIGTGRNATPEQAEGAHAHIRHWIDGHIGKSAGTAMRILYGGSVNGANARGLMGRAGVDGVLVGGASLAASEFLKIAGAAAL